DNA sequence from the Sphingomonas taxi genome:
CGACGCCGGCGGCGATGCACAGGCTCGACACGCTGACCTGCACGCCCTCCAGCTCGGCGGCGAACAGGTCGAGCAGCATGTCCCAGGCCGGGTCCTCGAACAGCGCCTCGCCGCCGAACTGGCCGAAGAACTTGCTGCGCAACTGCCGGCGATGGATGACGCGGCGCACGTCCTGCGGCCGCACGGCGTGGCCGATCGCCGGCTCGCCGTCGAAGCGCGTGCGGCGGTCGCCGAGTTCGGACGCGCCCGTCACCGGCTGATTGTGCACGAAGTCGGCGGCGAAGCGCGAGATACGCGCCATGCCGTCGGTCAGCCGCCGCAACCGCTCCTCGTCGCTCTCGCGGCCGGGGTGGAGGAACGGCTCGCGGTCGCTGCGCACCGTATCGGACAGCCCCTCCTGCAGCGTCGGCGGCATCCGCCGGCACGCCTCGGCCAGCGCCACGACACGCTGCGCCGGACTGGGGTCGCAGAGCAATTCGATGCGCTCGCCGAGCAGATGCCGCGCGACGAGATCGATCTGCGCCGTGGCGAGCGCGAGCACCGCCCGCCCCTCCTCCGCGGCGAGATGATCGGCGAGGAGCGGGAGGACCGCATCGAGCGTCGCCGCCGCCACGTCGCGTGCCTCGACCGCGAAGACCGGCCGGCCGCCGAGCCGCGGCAGCAGCCCCGCGACCTCCGCCCAGCCGATGCGCTGGAGCAGGCGTGCGCCGACGGCGTCGATCGCGGCATGGAATGGCGCGGCCGCGGTGGCATCGGC
Encoded proteins:
- a CDS encoding MarR family winged helix-turn-helix transcriptional regulator; protein product: MLLIADATAAAPFHAAIDAVGARLLQRIGWAEVAGLLPRLGGRPVFAVEARDVAAATLDAVLPLLADHLAAEEGRAVLALATAQIDLVARHLLGERIELLCDPSPAQRVVALAEACRRMPPTLQEGLSDTVRSDREPFLHPGRESDEERLRRLTDGMARISRFAADFVHNQPVTGASELGDRRTRFDGEPAIGHAVRPQDVRRVIHRRQLRSKFFGQFGGEALFEDPAWDMLLDLFAAELEGVQVSVSSLCIAAGVAPTTALRWIAKMTEMELFIRHPDPADRRRAFMTLSPRASEAMQAYMIALRKIEAAG